From the genome of Grus americana isolate bGruAme1 chromosome 4, bGruAme1.mat, whole genome shotgun sequence:
TGTCTGCACACGGCATACCATTCATGCTAAGTTTGGGGGTGAAGGGGAGGAAACTACTATCTGTAGGAAAAGATGAAGTATCAATAGCCCCTTCCAGAGCAGGAAGGGATGGTCGTGTTGGCTTTGAAATTCTGTATCTGCTCCTCTCCACGCTGAATTTGCTTCCCCCTCCAGAGGAAACTTGTATTACGTTTTCAGCCGGAGAGTTGCTCCGGTGCGGGCTCCTCAGCCCTGGCAGCGAGACAAGCCCCGTCCCTGCCCGGCTGCTGCCGGCCGCCTTAGGtgcctgctcccctctgcctctACTTACCTCTCCCCAGTTCCGCCGCGCTCCCCCCTCTCCTGCCTTATCTACCTCTCCTTATTTTCCGCCCTTAATCTCGCCGCATTCTCTCGCTGTCGTACTGCCCGAGGGAGCGAGGCTGCGGCCGTGCCTGCGCCGGGAAGGGGTCCGGAGGCAGGGGCGGGCTTGCTGTTCCCCTCGCACCGGTCCGGCTCGGCAGCCCGCCTCGGGACGCGGGTCTTTCGAGCTTGTTGCCGCCCCCGCTCGCATCTTACCGCCGCGCCTAGCGGCCCCCGCTGCAGCGCTGGGGGAGGACCCTTTCCCGCCCCCGCCTCGACCCTTTAGTAGCTACGGCGGACGGGCGGCAGCGCAGAGcgcccagcagcagcctggccatGGCCGGGGGGGCCGCGGCGACACTGCTGCTGCTCGGGCTCATGAGTGCGCGGGGGTCGACGGAGCCCGATGCCTCTGCTATCCTGGTGTCCAAGCGGGGGCTGCGCGTCCCCCTCGGCCGCTCCGTCTCGCTGGACCCGGCGGCGGACCTGGTGCTGCGGGTGCAGCCGGGGGACAGCTGTGCCGTGGCGGTGCTGAGGAGCGGGCCGAGCCCCCAGCCCGTCGGCGCCCTGGATCCCCCGCGCTTCCCCTGCTCCTTCGCCCGCGGGCAGGTGACTTACACTCACTTCggggcccgcagccccggccggTATCGCTTGCGCCTCCAGCTCCGCTACGACTCGCCCCGCTGGACCCTGGTCCTGCCCTTCACGCTAGAGGTAGAGGtgctcttccagcagctgcGCCTGCTCAGCCGCAACCTGCCCCTGCCCGTGGAGAAGCTGCGAGGGCTCAGCGCTCCCCTGGACAGCAAGGTGCTGGGCTTCCCCGAGGGCGAGCCCGGCCGGCGCTGCCGTCTCACCCTGCTGCCCCTCGCGGTTGCCGGCGCCAGCCCTCTGCCTGCCTACGGGCGGCTGCTGGACGCCGGGGGGCGGCCCCTGCCCACCGGCTACAGCGGAGACTGCTCCGCTGTCCTGCAAACAGGGATCCGCTACCAGCACACGGCGGCTACCACCTCCCCCGGCCGGGACTGCATCCCGGCGCGGGTGTCTGTGCTGTCTGCCGCCGgcctggaggagcaggagtACTTCCAGGTGCTTGTGCGGATCCGTGAAGGGGCTGACAACATGCCACCCAAGCCCAGCTTCCTGGCACTGCTTATGATGGAGGTGGACCAGTTTGCACTCACTGCCCTCACCTTGGACATGCTGGCTGCTGAGGACCTGGAGACCCCCCCAGACCTCCTGGTCTTCAATCTCACCTCCTCCTGGCCCAGTGACCCACAGCAGCAAGGCttcctgctcagcactgatgaCCCCAGCTGCCCCCTTGTTGCCTTCTCGCAGCAGGAAGTGAGGGAGCTGAAGATTGCCTACCAGCCCCCTACCCTGGACTCAGACCAGGAGCGGCTTTTCCAGGTGGAAATGGAGGTGCTGGACCCTGACGGTGCCTCCTCGgagccttttgcttttgtgatCCTAGTAAAGCCCATGAACACATTGGCCCCTGTGGCTACTTTCAGTCATGTGGCTGGCCCACAGCTGACGCTCTTTGAGGGCCAGTCACGGCCTCTCTCTGGCAACttggagatcagtgatgaggACAATCTGAAAGAGGTGAAGGTCTGGGTCACACGTGGCCTGCGATATGGAAAGCTCAATGTACTGGGTGTACCGCCCAGCCGCAAATACTTCACTGCTGCAGAGCTAACAGCAGGGCAGGTGATTTACCAGCATGATGGCAGTGAGCACAGCTACAGTGACAACATTGTTTTCCGCATGGCAGATGGGCAGCACCAGGTCGAATTTCTGTATCCCATCGCCATTGCTCCTGATGATGATCAGCCACCGTTGCTGAATGCAAATACAGGTCTGGTGCTGAGTGAGCACCAGACTGTCCAAATCTCACCTTTTGTCCTCAGTGCCACAGACATTGACTCTGATGATTCCTCTATCCGATTTGTCCTGGTTGAGGACTCAGTGACATCCCTACTACACTCTCAACACTTTGGTGAGCTCCTTCTGCGTCAGGCAGAGCAACCGCCATCTTATGAGAGCAGAGGAAGTGGAGCAGGGGTGGAGAATGACTTTTCTTCCCCCTGGCACTTTGTGGAGGACGAATACCTGTATGAGAGGGTGGTGCATGAATGGCTGCAGCAGGACATCCTCGATGGGAGGCTGTTCTTCAGACACACGGGAACTCACAGCACCAGCCCAGTGATGGGCCGCATTGTGTTCCAGCTGCAGGATGACAACGACCCCCCTAACCGATCAGGGGAGCATGTGCTCACTGTTAAAGTGCAACCAGTAGACAACCAGCCACCTGCTCTGTACCCAGGTACTAGCCTGCAGATGACAGTGCAGGAATACCAGATGACTGTCTTTAAGAAGCGCTATTTACGGTACACTGACCTAGATACGGATGACAGGGAGCTGAAGTACACGTTACTGACACCCCCAACTGACACGGATGAGAACCACTCTGTGGTCACTGGAGAAATTGTGTTGGCTGACAGACCTGAGACGTCCATTACGCGTTTCACCCAAGCCCAGGTCAACCACCACAAGGTAGCATATCGACCCCCGGATCAGGAGCTGGGGATCACACCACGGGTGGTTCAGTTCACATTCCTTGTAGAGGACTCAGCTGGCAATTCTCTGCAGGGTACCTTTACTCTCTTCCTGCAGCCAGTGAACAACCAGCCACCTCAGATCACCAATACAGGCTTCACTGTGCTTGAGGGAAACAGCTTTCTTCTCACCAGCAGTCACCTGGATGCCACAGATGAGGACACATCTGCAGACCAGATTGTCTTCACTGTAACTCGAGCTCCAGAGCACGGCCATCTACGTTATCTGCAGGAGGGTCTGATGGTGCGAGGGGAATCTTTCCTACTAGATGATATTGCTGGTGGGCGCATCTCCTACGAGCACAGTGGTGATGAGTTTGCCAGTGATTCTTGTCAGTTGGAAGTGAGTGATGGAGTCCATCGTGTGCCTATTACAGTCAAGATTGCTGTGCAGCCTGTGGATGATGAAAACCCAAGTATCGCTCTCCCTGGTGGTCACAGGCAAGTGGGAGCAGCCATTGATGTCCTGGAAAACGGTGCTACTGAAATTACTACATCACTTATCCAGGGTACAGTTGAGGATACAGATGATTTGGTGATGACCTTCATTGTGCAGGATCCACCCAAGCTGGGTGACATCTTCGTGGATGGAGTGCGATCAGAAAAGTTTACCCAGCATGACCTCATCAGTGGAGCAGTAGCCTACACTCACACCAGCGGAGAGATTGGCTTGAAAAAGAGGTATGATTCCTTCAATCTCGCCATTTCTGGCCTCTCCAGTGAATGGGTGGTGGGAGTCAGCACAGTACAAAGGGTGCGTGTGGCTGTAACTATATTGCCTGTGGACAGCATTGCACCTGAAGTGATGGTTGCGGCAGAGCCGCTCAGTGTCCTTGAGGGAGGAAAGAGTACTCTGACTCTGGATCAGCTGGATGTGGAGGACATAGATACTCCCAGAGATGACATCTTGTGCATTGTCACAGTTCAGTCCACTTCAGGATATTTGGAGAATGTCTCTCCAGCCCCAGGGTCTGAGAAGTCTAGAGCCAGTACCGCCATTAGTGCTTTTTCCATCAAAGATATTCGTCTGGGCCATGTCAACTATGTGCAGAGCATTCACAAAGGGGTGGAACCTGTGGAGGATAGATTCACTTTCCAGTGCTCTGATGGTGTTAACTTCTCACCTCACCAGTTCTTCCCCATTGTCATCATCCCCACCAATGATGAAAAGCCGGAGATGTTTGTGCGTGAATTTGTGGTGCTTGAGGGGATGAGCCTGGTGATCGACACCCCCATCCTCAATGGAGCCGATGCAGACATGCCTCCAGATGAACTGCGTTTTGTTATTACTGTCCCTCCTAAGCATGGGCAGATTGTGCAGCAGCTGTCCACAGGCACTGTGCCTGTTCACAGCTTCACTCTGGAGGAGATTCAGGAGGCTTCTAGCATTGTGTATGAGCACGATGACTCGGAGACGAAAGAAGATAGCTTCCAAATTCAGATGACTGATGGACACCACACAGTGGAGCAAAATGTGCTGATTATGGTGATCCTGGTAGATGATGAGACCCCCAGGATGGCAATCAACAATGGTCTGGAAGTAGAGATTGGCAAGTCAAAGGTCATCTCTAGCCGAGACCTTAAAGCCACAGACATTGATTCAGAGGATAAGAGCCTTGTTTATGTCATTCGTTTAGCACCTGTGCAGGGTTTCTTACAGCATCTGAACAGACAAGGGGAAGTGCTGTGCAACATTACACAAGGCACAAACTTCACACAAGATGATTTAGACCAGGGTTTTATCTGTTATGTTCATACTGGCCTGCATGGAGTGCGTGATCTGATTAAATTTGATGTTACTGATGGTATTAATGCCTTGATAGACAGGTACTTCTATATTACCATTGGTAGCATTGATATGGTCTTCCCTGAGGTGATCAACAAGGGTGTAACTCTGAAAGAAGGTGGAAAGGTCACACTCACGACTGATCTGCTCAGCACAAGTGATGTTAACAGTCCTGATGAAAATTTGTGTTTCAGTGTCACCCGGTCCCCAACCCGGGGCCATCTAGAGAATTCAGACAGTCCTGGAGTGCCTGTTATTTCCTTTACTCAACTCCAACTTGCTGGCAACAAGATTTACTACATTCACACTGCAGAGGATGAGGTGAAGATGGACAGTTTTGAGTTTGAAGTGACAGATGGGTATAACCCAGTCTTCCGTACCTTCAGGGTCTTCATCACAGATGTGGACAATAAAAAGCCAATTCTAACTATTGGTGACCTGGTTGTTGAGGAAGGGGAGACCAGGCTGATCACCCCTTTTGAGCTGACTGTGGAAGATGGGGATACGCCTGACCATTTACTGTTATTCACGGTCACTCAGGTTCCAGTGCATGGCCAGATTTTGTACAACAACAGCTACCCAGTCACCAGCTTCACCAAACAAGACTTGAATGAGAATCTGATCAGCTACAGACATGATGGTACAGAAACCAGCCAGGATAGTTTCTCCTTCTCTGTGACTGATGGGACCCACGCAAACTTTTATGTTTTCCCTGACACTACCAAGGAGATCCATCAACCTCAGATGATGAGGATTCAGATCAGTTCACTGGACAACAGGGTGCCACAGTTAGTGGTGAACAAGGGTGCCCCTGCTCTGAGACAACTTCCAGCTGGGCACCTAGGCTTCCTGATCACTAGCAAGGCACTAAAGGCAGAGGATCGAGACAGTCCACACAAGCtgttgaaatacaaaataacagATGGGCCAAAGCATGGCTTCATCATTAATACTGGCCTTGGAAATGAGAGCATTAGAACATTTATGCAAGGTTGGTGTTGATGGTcgtatttttttataaacattgGGCTCAGTGAGCTGTTGTTTGGTGTTATATTTTTTGAATCGTTGTTTCAGGGGATTTAGAAAGTAATGTCTTTTAAACTCTGAAGTATATGCAAATGATCAGAATTAGAATACatgcattttagaaatgaagCTTCGTTTTACCTATGAAGACACAATAGAAAAGTTCTGTGCTGTATGTGCATCCATTAGCATGTTTACTACTGTATGTTAAACGTACGTCTTACTGTGTATATAGCATGGCACTGCTCCTAAGAAGATGGGATAAAATCTGATATGGTGATTTGCAGATCCTGCACCAGTTTCTGTTTGCCTGCCTGGAAATTAAACCCAGGCTCAAGAGTCACTATTGTCTTCAGAGAAAATTGTTTGGAAAGGAGCTTAACACTTCTGCACATCACTGGatctaatataaaaaaaaaaaaaaatgggggcaGGGGACGCGCAGTATAGCCTCAGTAGTTTGGGTGACGTGATGTGTGAttctg
Proteins encoded in this window:
- the FREM3 gene encoding FRAS1-related extracellular matrix protein 3, which produces MSARGSTEPDASAILVSKRGLRVPLGRSVSLDPAADLVLRVQPGDSCAVAVLRSGPSPQPVGALDPPRFPCSFARGQVTYTHFGARSPGRYRLRLQLRYDSPRWTLVLPFTLEVEVLFQQLRLLSRNLPLPVEKLRGLSAPLDSKVLGFPEGEPGRRCRLTLLPLAVAGASPLPAYGRLLDAGGRPLPTGYSGDCSAVLQTGIRYQHTAATTSPGRDCIPARVSVLSAAGLEEQEYFQVLVRIREGADNMPPKPSFLALLMMEVDQFALTALTLDMLAAEDLETPPDLLVFNLTSSWPSDPQQQGFLLSTDDPSCPLVAFSQQEVRELKIAYQPPTLDSDQERLFQVEMEVLDPDGASSEPFAFVILVKPMNTLAPVATFSHVAGPQLTLFEGQSRPLSGNLEISDEDNLKEVKVWVTRGLRYGKLNVLGVPPSRKYFTAAELTAGQVIYQHDGSEHSYSDNIVFRMADGQHQVEFLYPIAIAPDDDQPPLLNANTGLVLSEHQTVQISPFVLSATDIDSDDSSIRFVLVEDSVTSLLHSQHFGELLLRQAEQPPSYESRGSGAGVENDFSSPWHFVEDEYLYERVVHEWLQQDILDGRLFFRHTGTHSTSPVMGRIVFQLQDDNDPPNRSGEHVLTVKVQPVDNQPPALYPGTSLQMTVQEYQMTVFKKRYLRYTDLDTDDRELKYTLLTPPTDTDENHSVVTGEIVLADRPETSITRFTQAQVNHHKVAYRPPDQELGITPRVVQFTFLVEDSAGNSLQGTFTLFLQPVNNQPPQITNTGFTVLEGNSFLLTSSHLDATDEDTSADQIVFTVTRAPEHGHLRYLQEGLMVRGESFLLDDIAGGRISYEHSGDEFASDSCQLEVSDGVHRVPITVKIAVQPVDDENPSIALPGGHRQVGAAIDVLENGATEITTSLIQGTVEDTDDLVMTFIVQDPPKLGDIFVDGVRSEKFTQHDLISGAVAYTHTSGEIGLKKRYDSFNLAISGLSSEWVVGVSTVQRVRVAVTILPVDSIAPEVMVAAEPLSVLEGGKSTLTLDQLDVEDIDTPRDDILCIVTVQSTSGYLENVSPAPGSEKSRASTAISAFSIKDIRLGHVNYVQSIHKGVEPVEDRFTFQCSDGVNFSPHQFFPIVIIPTNDEKPEMFVREFVVLEGMSLVIDTPILNGADADMPPDELRFVITVPPKHGQIVQQLSTGTVPVHSFTLEEIQEASSIVYEHDDSETKEDSFQIQMTDGHHTVEQNVLIMVILVDDETPRMAINNGLEVEIGKSKVISSRDLKATDIDSEDKSLVYVIRLAPVQGFLQHLNRQGEVLCNITQGTNFTQDDLDQGFICYVHTGLHGVRDLIKFDVTDGINALIDRYFYITIGSIDMVFPEVINKGVTLKEGGKVTLTTDLLSTSDVNSPDENLCFSVTRSPTRGHLENSDSPGVPVISFTQLQLAGNKIYYIHTAEDEVKMDSFEFEVTDGYNPVFRTFRVFITDVDNKKPILTIGDLVVEEGETRLITPFELTVEDGDTPDHLLLFTVTQVPVHGQILYNNSYPVTSFTKQDLNENLISYRHDGTETSQDSFSFSVTDGTHANFYVFPDTTKEIHQPQMMRIQISSLDNRVPQLVVNKGAPALRQLPAGHLGFLITSKALKAEDRDSPHKLLKYKITDGPKHGFIINTGLGNESIRTFMQADIDEMKISYILKESDNATSDIFYFSIEDNGGNMLKSQPFRLNWAWISLEKENYIVDENSKFLEVTIRRRGYLRETSFISIGTRDGTAVKDKDFKGKPQKQVQFNPGQASATWQVKIFADNEYETSEIFQIVLSDPVMAALEIPAIATVEIVDPGDVSTVYIPQLEYRVEEDIGELLIPVRRSGDVSQELMVTCSTHQGSATGTVPSTVLSYSDYISRPEDHSSVVHFNKDETEKICCIIIIDDSLYEEDETFNISLSMPVGGQIGTEFPSTKVIILADTDDEPALYFGNTEYRVDESAGYVEIRVWRTGTDLSKAASVMVHSRKTEPVSAEAGVDYVGISCNLDFNPGVNMQVFRVIILDDLGQPVLEGLEKFELTLRMPVNAVLGEPCKTTVFINDTITDLPKVQFKEPMYMANEKDEQLVALIYRSGDINHKSTVRCYTRQGSAQVMMDYKERPNTDDSVVVFLPGESEKPCVVTLEDDVIYEEEEEFRLVLGTPKSNSTLGASTGDQKETVIKIKDEEDKPVIKFFEIKHSIQEPQEPGEIALVRIHVLRLGDSSKVSIVRVHTKDGSATAGEDYNPMSEDIEFREGETEHFVEVEILYDGIREMREAFTVHLKADENMVAETQMSKAIVYIEEMDSVADVTFPAVPQVVSLLIYDNTAKSKENPHPPTGYPVVCVTACNPKYSDYDKTGSICATENINDTLTLYRWLVSAPSGSDGVTSPMREVDSNTFFTSTKSISLDSVYFQAGSRLQCAARAMNANGDAGLELLSPIYTVNREEGLCQPRTPGTVGAEPFSAKIRYTGPDDPDHPNLIRLTVTMPHMDGMLPVISTRPLSNFELMLSPDGTRVGHKCSNLLDYNEIQTKHGFITEETKNPKVIGETSPYQYSSALRSAKTLRFYQNLNLEACLWEFHSYYDMSELLTDCSGSIGTDGQVLNLVQSYVTLRVPLYVSYVFHSPAAIGGWQHFDLQSELRLTFVYDTAILWKDGIGSPPESELQGSLYPTSMRINDEGRLVVNFRTEIHFRGQLVMSHPGTSLVSMVMSADHPGLTFTLSLLRSEPTFHQPVQQWSFISDFAVRDYSGTYTVKFIPCTAVPGQQYALPVICNPRDPIAFDMDIRFQQVSDPVAAEFSLNTQMFLLSKKELWISDGSMGFGEGADVAFTKGSEIYGRVMVDPVQNLGDSFSCNIEKVFLCTGADGYVPKYIPDSQEYGCLADSPSLLYRFKILDKAQPETQARAFGNLEFHAMLAADHADAFPLVNQPGSDGFSLSSAPLFQVAAGREWYIHTIYTVRSKENAHRHNGKRSLDYHHVLSSAKGKGSTTAFKRSRRANPDAPVFMQDMRADKNRGTNIQHIVLDRSDKAVIIQKEVVSAGVLHHRPVLEITSRDSGNGIVPVTGGLAGLLFLVCTVVVTGFLVKQRKQLSAGKNKAPVSHSSSSDTMAARHSSSDSSEV